One window of the Corynebacterium glutamicum ATCC 13032 genome contains the following:
- a CDS encoding glycosyltransferase family 4 protein — MKILLLCWRDTTHPQGGGSERYLERVGEFLADQGHEVVFRTAGHTDAPRRSFRDGVRYSRSGGKFSVYPKAWVAMMLGRVGIGTFSKVDVVVDTQNGIPFFGKFFSGKPTVLLTHHCHKEQWPVVGRVLAKVGWLIESQIAPRAYKTAPYVTVSEPSAEELIALGVDQQRIHIVRNGVDPVPLHTPKLDRDGQHAVTLSRLVPHKQIEHAMDVVAALDGVVLDVVGSGWWQEELVDYARTLGVSDRVVFHGQVAEDHKHALLERATIHLMPSRKEGWGLAVTEAAQHGVPTIGYRSSGGLRDSVVDGETGLLVDSKAELISATKTLLIDASLRSKLGASAKQRAENYKWDTAGAQFEELLLGLASKK, encoded by the coding sequence ATGAAGATCCTTTTGTTGTGCTGGCGTGATACCACTCATCCTCAAGGTGGCGGAAGTGAACGCTATCTGGAGCGGGTGGGTGAGTTTTTGGCGGATCAGGGCCATGAGGTGGTGTTTCGTACTGCTGGGCACACGGATGCGCCACGGCGTTCTTTCCGCGATGGTGTGAGGTATTCCAGGAGCGGTGGGAAGTTTAGTGTGTATCCCAAGGCGTGGGTGGCCATGATGTTGGGTCGTGTGGGGATTGGCACGTTTTCCAAGGTTGATGTGGTGGTGGATACGCAGAATGGCATTCCGTTTTTTGGAAAGTTTTTCTCCGGTAAGCCGACTGTGTTGCTCACGCATCATTGCCATAAGGAGCAGTGGCCGGTGGTGGGTCGGGTGCTGGCGAAGGTTGGTTGGCTGATTGAGAGCCAGATCGCGCCGCGCGCTTACAAAACTGCGCCGTATGTGACTGTTTCAGAGCCGAGCGCTGAGGAGCTCATTGCGTTGGGTGTGGATCAGCAGCGGATTCATATCGTGCGCAATGGCGTGGATCCCGTGCCGCTGCACACGCCGAAGCTGGATCGCGATGGCCAGCATGCGGTGACGTTGTCGCGCCTGGTTCCGCACAAGCAGATTGAGCATGCGATGGATGTCGTCGCGGCGCTCGACGGCGTGGTGCTGGATGTAGTCGGAAGCGGTTGGTGGCAGGAGGAACTGGTCGATTATGCCCGCACGCTGGGTGTGAGCGATCGCGTGGTTTTCCACGGCCAGGTCGCCGAGGATCACAAGCACGCCCTGCTGGAGCGCGCCACGATTCATCTCATGCCTTCGCGCAAGGAAGGCTGGGGCCTGGCGGTCACGGAGGCGGCGCAGCACGGCGTTCCGACGATCGGTTACCGAAGCTCAGGCGGCCTGCGCGATTCCGTCGTCGACGGCGAAACCGGCCTGCTTGTCGACTCCAAGGCCGAGCTTATTTCAGCCACCAAAACCCTGCTTATCGACGCCTCCCTCCGCTCCAAGCTCGGCGCCAGCGCGAAGCAGCGCGCCGAAAACTACAAGTGGGACACCGCGGGAGCGCAGTTCGAGGAACTACTTCTTGGTCTTGCGTCGAAAAAGTAG
- a CDS encoding class I SAM-dependent methyltransferase encodes MASFPELPALRRLATLGRSWGLLSDFKYEQTRPDIFYGNLALDTSSLVAALSEDISGAGLNDLKVLDVGGGPGYFAEAFETLGATYFSVEPDVGEMSAAGIDVHGSVRGSGLDLPFLPDSFDVVYSSNVAEHVSAPWELGEEMLRVTRSGGLAILSYTIWLGPFGGHETGLWEHYVGGEFARDRYTKKHGHPPKNVFGESLFNVSCREGLEWGASVGNAELVAAFPRYHPYWVWWMVKVPVLREFAVSNLVLVFKKH; translated from the coding sequence ATGGCCTCATTTCCGGAGCTTCCGGCTCTTCGTCGCTTGGCTACCTTGGGCAGGTCGTGGGGTTTACTGTCTGATTTCAAATACGAACAAACCCGACCTGACATCTTTTACGGAAACCTGGCCCTCGATACCTCGAGTCTGGTGGCGGCTTTGTCTGAAGATATTTCTGGCGCCGGATTAAATGACCTGAAAGTTCTCGACGTCGGCGGCGGACCCGGATACTTCGCCGAAGCCTTTGAGACACTGGGCGCCACCTACTTCTCCGTCGAACCCGACGTTGGCGAAATGTCCGCAGCTGGCATCGACGTCCACGGATCAGTCCGCGGATCCGGCCTCGACCTGCCGTTTCTTCCCGATTCCTTTGACGTGGTGTACTCCTCCAACGTTGCAGAACATGTCTCCGCACCGTGGGAATTGGGAGAAGAAATGCTCCGCGTCACCCGCAGCGGCGGCCTGGCAATCCTGAGCTACACCATTTGGTTAGGGCCCTTCGGCGGCCATGAAACCGGACTGTGGGAACACTACGTTGGCGGAGAATTTGCCCGCGATCGCTACACGAAGAAACACGGGCACCCGCCTAAGAACGTTTTCGGGGAGTCACTGTTTAATGTGTCCTGCCGGGAGGGGCTGGAATGGGGAGCCTCCGTGGGCAATGCGGAATTGGTTGCCGCTTTTCCCCGCTACCACCCGTATTGGGTCTGGTGGATGGTTAAAGTCCCAGTGCTCCGAGAATTCGCGGTAAGTAACTTGGTGTTGGTGTTTAAAAAGCACTGA